The following are encoded together in the Vigna angularis cultivar LongXiaoDou No.4 chromosome 9, ASM1680809v1, whole genome shotgun sequence genome:
- the LOC108323327 gene encoding uncharacterized protein LOC108323327, with protein MAQPPFDPYYLYQQDDRSNINTLFVSGLPDDVKAREIHNLFRRRPGFDSCQLKYTGRANQVVAFATFFNHQSAMAALHALNGVKFDPQTGSVLHIELARSNSRRKRKPGGGAYVVIDKRTKGERDVQGSSSDDGDSDPDEPSESDGNHGDLSTIPSDDGAVGSGHAIPVEQHEKGSAGGLCSTLFIANLGPNCTEDELKQAFSSYAGFNMVKMRSRGGMPVAFADFKELDQAVKVVEELQGSLLPSSDRGGMHIEYARSKMRKH; from the exons ATGGCTCAGCCGCCGTTCGATCCGTACTACCTGTACCAACAAGATGATCGGAGCAACATCAACACGCTCTTCGTGTCGGGGCTCCCGGACGACGTGAAGGCGCGTGAGATTCACAACCTCTTCCGCCGCCGCCCCGGCTTCGACTCTTGCCAGCTCAAGTACACCGGCCGCGCCAACCAG GTAGTGGCGTTTGCTACGTTTTTCAACCACCAATCGGCAATGGCAGCGCTGCACGCCTTGAAT GGTGTGAAATTTGATCCTCAAACTGGATCTGTTTTACATATTGAGCTTGCCAGGTCAAACTCTAGGAGAAAGCGAAAACCAG GCGGTGGAGCCTACGTGGTTATAGATAAAAGGACCAAAGGGGAGCGTGATGTTCAGGGATCATCAAGTGATGATG GGGACAGTGACCCTGACGAACCATCAGAGAGTGACGGCAACCATGGTGATTTATCAACCATACCAAG TGATGATGGAGCTGTTGGTTCTGGCCATGCTATACCCGTG GAGCAACATGAAAAGGGCAGTGCCGGAGGACTGTGTTCCACTCTCTTTATCGCAAATCTTGGCCCAAACTGCACTGAAGATGAATTAAAGCAAGCCTTTTCTTC ATATGCTGGATTCAACATGGTCAAAATGCGCTCTAGAGGAGGAATGCCAGTTGCATTTGCTGATTTTAAG GAACTTGATCAAGCTGTTAAAGTCGTGGAGGAGCTTCAGGGAAGCTTGCTTCCATCATCGGATCGGGGTGGCATGCACATAGA ATACGCAAGGTCTAAAATGAGGAAGCATTAG
- the LOC108323336 gene encoding PRA1 family protein F2, whose translation MTTTYGTIPTAGPPNLEYISRAKQRIKAGLGTRRPWKAMLNFRSLKVPGGGAAEALSRVAVNVSYFRMNYAMVALLILFLSLLWHPISLIVFLLLMAAWLFLYFLRDEPLVLLGHLVDDRLVLIAMAIVTVALLLLTDATVNILVAVAIAVVVVVAHAAFRRTEDLFLGEEEEAAAAALVGAA comes from the coding sequence ATGACAACAACCTACGGCACGATTCCGACCGCGGGGCCTCCGAACCTGGAATACATATCGCGTGCAAAGCAGCGGATCAAGGCGGGGTTGGGGACGCGGCGGCCGTGGAAGGCCATGCTGAACTTCCGCTCGCTGAAGGTCCCCGGCGGCGGCGCGGCCGAGGCGCTGTCACGCGTAGCGGTGAACGTGTCGTACTTCCGCATGAACTACGCGATGGTGGCGCTGCTGATTCTCTTCCTGAGCCTCCTCTGGCACCCCATCTCGCtcatcgtcttcctcctccTCATGGCGGCGTGGctcttcctctacttcctccgcGACGAGCCCCTCGTACTGCTCGGCCACCTCGTCGACGACCGACTCGTACTCATCGCCATGGCCATCGTCACGGTGGCGCTGCTGCTGCTCACCGACGCCACCGTCAACATTCTTGTGGCCGTGGCAATCGccgtggtggtggtggtggcgcACGCCGCGTTCCGGAGGACGGAGGACCTGTTCTTGGGGGAAGAGGAAGAAGCTGCTGCGGCGGCCTTGGTTGGTGCTGCTTGA